One window of Penaeus chinensis breed Huanghai No. 1 chromosome 1, ASM1920278v2, whole genome shotgun sequence genomic DNA carries:
- the LOC125027812 gene encoding casein kinase I-like translates to MAESAKHISPSEVDALELDKISALGEGAFGYVDLVPYNDQKCALKIGLVKEVLPSFENEREMMEKVAGAGGAPRVLAFCPETPALVMTFCGGKDLIDIVEKRLFRDERDLLTIALQLTQAVQELHQKGVVHCDLKPDNVVVEMDGEERPQTVHVIDFGLARPLGGKQRPKKTRFPKEWYCRCYYSGDELSPKCDMPGLGYTVCYLL, encoded by the coding sequence ATGGCGGAATCGGCGAAGCATATTTCCCCGAGCGAGGTGGACGCGCTGGAGCTCGATAAGATTTCGGCCCTAGGCGAGGGCGCCTTTGGCTACGTCGACCTCGTCCCCTACAACGACCAGAAGTGCGCGCTCAAGATCGGGCTGGTGAAGGAGGTCCtccccagtttcgagaacgagcGCGAGATGATGGAGAAAGTCGCAGGCGCTGGCGGGGCCCCTCGAGTCCTGGCCTTCTGCCCGGAAACCCCGGCTCTCGTCATGACGTTCTGTGGCGGGAAGGACCTCATCGACATCGTGGAGAAGCGGCTCTTCCGTGACGAGCGGGATCTCCTGACGATCGCCCTCCAGCTGACCCAAGCCGTCCAGGAGCTGCACCAGAAGGGCGTCGTCCACTGCGACTTGAAGCCCGATAACGTCGTCGTGGAGATGGACGGCGAAGAGCGACCTCAGACGGTGCATGTGATTGACTTCGGCCTCGCACGCCCCCTCGGTGGCAAGCAGAGGCCGAAGAAGACTCGCTTCCCCAAGGAATGGTACTGCAGGTGCTACTACTCGGGAGACGAACTCAGCCCCAAGTGCGACATGCCAGGGCTTGGCTACACCGTCTGCTACCTGCTGTAG